In one window of Gudongella oleilytica DNA:
- a CDS encoding aminotransferase class IV yields the protein MRSEAIMSSYVLNGAIVGSDDATVFDLISKPPIYEVVRVVAGRPLFLEDHLDRMYNSGSLIGYDIGFTRDEVKGFCSKCIEENGIENNNIKLMAVEDDFGDKRFIVMAIESFYPPKSYYKEGIKTTLLDHQRDNPNAKIQHGDYKQRVKDAMEKADAFEVLLKNGEGFILEGSRSNMFYIIDGRVYTAPSTDVLLGITRKHIIRLCRDIGYEVEEKKLHIDEMNSVDGMFISGTSIGVLPITYVDSYVLGSVNNPVIKKLLDAYESMIYKTLG from the coding sequence ATGAGATCAGAAGCGATAATGAGCAGCTATGTACTTAATGGAGCTATTGTTGGATCAGATGATGCAACGGTGTTTGATTTGATATCAAAGCCGCCAATTTATGAGGTAGTCAGAGTCGTCGCAGGGAGACCTCTCTTTCTTGAGGATCACCTTGACAGGATGTATAATTCCGGTAGTCTGATCGGCTATGACATTGGTTTTACAAGGGATGAGGTCAAGGGGTTCTGCAGTAAATGTATCGAGGAAAATGGGATTGAAAACAACAATATCAAGCTTATGGCTGTTGAAGATGATTTTGGGGACAAGCGGTTCATTGTTATGGCAATTGAAAGCTTTTATCCGCCTAAGAGCTATTATAAAGAAGGGATCAAAACCACGTTGCTCGACCATCAAAGAGACAACCCAAATGCAAAGATACAGCATGGGGACTACAAGCAAAGGGTCAAGGATGCGATGGAGAAGGCAGATGCATTTGAGGTGCTGTTAAAGAATGGAGAAGGCTTCATTTTGGAAGGCAGCAGATCCAACATGTTCTATATTATCGATGGGAGAGTGTATACTGCACCAAGCACTGATGTCCTTTTGGGAATTACGCGCAAGCATATAATTAGGCTGTGCCGGGATATCGGATATGAAGTGGAGGAAAAAAAGCTCCATATTGATGAAATGAATTCAGTAGATGGGATGTTCATTTCGGGAACCAGCATTGGAGTTCTTCCAATAACTTATGTGGATTCTTATGTGCTGGGTTCTGTAAACAACCCTGTAATAAAGAAGCTTCTGGATGCCTATGAATCAATGATATACAAGACCCTGGGCTGA
- the cls gene encoding cardiolipin synthase, which translates to MEALISLYEWAFSNLIWINMLLALALVFFERRNPTSTWLWLMVLLFLPGIGFILYLFIGQDMSKKKMFKLKSEEDDCFDILIADQEKNLTTREFLKRNPEYKIYDDIVKLNLMSSKSVYTVDNDVELLFSGEDKFTSLLNCIENAKRYIHMEYYIFHSDQIGSKVLDALTRKAEEGVEVKLLIDGMGGREMSRKALERLKLAGGNAAFFFPPFIPIVNVRINYRNHRKICIIDGEVAFMGGFNIGDEYLGISRKFGYWRDTHLKLRGSVISSLQWQFFLDWRFATGKELTGCQSYVGAEINEEKVGVQIVSSGPDSKWPSIKDGYLKMIANAEKKLYMETPYFIPDDSIFEVLRIAGLSGLDVRIMIPNKPDHPFVYWAGLSYIGDLLEAGVRFYTYERGFLHSKVMIMDDLVSSVGTANLDIRSFKLNFEINAFIYDSEINKALTDRFIGDLQNCHEITIEEYNKRSRMIKMKESVSRLLSPIL; encoded by the coding sequence TTGGAAGCATTAATCTCATTATATGAATGGGCATTCAGCAACCTTATCTGGATAAATATGCTCCTCGCCTTAGCCTTGGTGTTTTTTGAAAGGAGAAATCCGACATCAACCTGGTTATGGTTAATGGTGCTGCTGTTTTTACCTGGGATTGGATTTATATTATATCTTTTCATCGGGCAGGATATGTCAAAGAAAAAGATGTTTAAGCTTAAGAGCGAAGAGGATGATTGTTTTGATATACTGATAGCTGACCAGGAAAAGAATCTTACAACCAGGGAGTTTCTAAAGAGAAATCCTGAATACAAGATATATGATGACATTGTAAAGCTCAACCTTATGAGCAGCAAGTCAGTTTACACTGTGGATAATGATGTTGAGCTTTTGTTCAGCGGCGAGGATAAATTCACAAGTCTTCTGAACTGCATAGAGAATGCAAAAAGGTACATCCATATGGAGTATTATATATTCCATAGCGATCAAATCGGAAGCAAGGTGCTTGATGCTCTTACCAGAAAGGCTGAAGAAGGGGTAGAGGTTAAGCTTCTTATTGACGGGATGGGTGGCAGGGAGATGTCCAGAAAAGCCCTGGAGAGACTAAAGCTTGCCGGCGGGAATGCTGCGTTCTTCTTCCCTCCGTTTATTCCGATTGTAAATGTAAGGATCAACTACAGAAATCACAGGAAGATATGTATCATAGACGGTGAAGTGGCTTTTATGGGCGGGTTTAATATAGGGGATGAATATCTTGGTATTTCCAGGAAGTTTGGCTACTGGAGAGATACTCATTTGAAGCTGAGGGGTTCTGTTATTAGCTCACTCCAGTGGCAGTTTTTCCTTGACTGGAGATTTGCAACGGGAAAGGAGCTGACTGGTTGCCAGAGCTATGTGGGTGCTGAGATCAATGAGGAAAAGGTAGGAGTTCAGATCGTAAGCAGTGGTCCCGATTCCAAATGGCCAAGCATTAAGGATGGCTATCTTAAGATGATAGCTAATGCGGAAAAGAAGCTTTATATGGAAACTCCATATTTCATACCTGATGACAGCATTTTTGAGGTACTGAGGATCGCAGGTCTTTCTGGTCTGGATGTCAGGATCATGATTCCCAATAAACCGGATCATCCATTTGTTTATTGGGCAGGGTTAAGCTATATTGGAGATCTTTTAGAGGCGGGGGTTCGGTTTTATACCTATGAACGGGGCTTTCTGCATTCAAAGGTGATGATAATGGATGACCTTGTATCGTCTGTTGGCACTGCAAATCTGGACATAAGAAGTTTCAAGCTGAACTTTGAGATAAATGCATTTATTTATGACAGCGAGATAAATAAAGCCCTGACAGACAGGTTTATCGGGGATCTTCAAAATTGCCATGAGATAACGATCGAGGAATATAATAAGAGGTCAAGAATGATCAAGATGAAGGAGTCAGTATCCAGACTTCTATCACCTATACTATAA
- the typA gene encoding translational GTPase TypA: MIREDIRNIAIIAHVDHGKTTLVDSLLKQSGIFRANQQVNERVMDSNDIERERGITILAKNTAVNYKGVKINIVDTPGHADFGGEVERVLKMVNGVVLLVDAFEGPMPQTKFVLKKALDLELPVVVSINKIDKPEARPEEVIDEILDLLIELGAKSSQLDCPFVFTSAKKGTAALEPGGDEESMEALFETILTYIPAPEGDAEEPLQLLISTIDYNEYIGRIGIGKVERGTIRIGQDVVIVNQAHPERQLKAKISKLYEFQGLTRVEVDYAAMGSIIAVSGPSDIEIGDTVCDPDAVQALDFVKISEPTLAMTFSVNNSPFAGREGEFVTSRQLRTRLYREAQTDVSLRVEDTDSTDAFKVSGRGELHLSVLIENMRREGYEFQVSKPEVLYRMIEGKRHEPMEIVTVDVNSEFVGAVIDKLGQRKGELVSMSESNGGYARLLFSIPARGLIGYRQEFLTDTKGNGVLNSIFDGYRPFKGEIPRRKTGSIIAFETGESTSYGLYSAQERGILFIEPGTQVYEGMVVGSNPKGLDIEVNVTRKKQQSNIRAAGSDDALRLSPPKLMSLEEALEFIEDDELIEITPKSIRIRKRILDAGKRYKSKK, from the coding sequence ATGATAAGAGAAGATATTAGAAACATTGCAATAATTGCCCACGTCGACCACGGAAAGACAACGCTTGTAGACAGTCTGCTTAAGCAATCAGGAATATTCAGGGCAAACCAGCAGGTCAATGAAAGAGTAATGGACTCAAATGACATAGAGCGGGAGAGAGGAATAACCATCCTGGCAAAGAATACAGCTGTAAACTATAAAGGCGTAAAAATCAACATAGTAGATACCCCTGGACATGCCGACTTTGGTGGAGAGGTTGAAAGAGTACTTAAGATGGTAAATGGAGTAGTTCTCCTGGTTGATGCGTTCGAGGGACCGATGCCCCAGACTAAATTTGTACTCAAGAAGGCGTTGGATCTTGAACTGCCAGTTGTAGTTTCCATCAACAAGATAGACAAGCCTGAGGCACGCCCGGAGGAAGTAATTGATGAGATCCTTGACCTTTTAATAGAACTGGGAGCAAAAAGCAGCCAGCTTGATTGCCCGTTCGTGTTCACTTCGGCAAAGAAAGGCACCGCAGCTCTTGAACCCGGAGGCGATGAGGAATCAATGGAGGCTCTATTTGAAACCATCCTGACGTATATACCTGCACCAGAAGGGGATGCGGAGGAACCTCTTCAGCTTCTTATATCGACCATAGATTACAATGAGTATATTGGCAGGATAGGGATAGGCAAAGTCGAGAGAGGAACTATCAGGATAGGGCAGGATGTTGTGATAGTTAACCAGGCTCACCCAGAAAGACAGCTTAAGGCTAAGATATCGAAGCTTTACGAGTTCCAGGGTCTTACAAGAGTAGAGGTTGATTATGCTGCAATGGGGAGCATTATAGCTGTGTCGGGCCCATCGGACATAGAAATTGGGGACACGGTTTGCGATCCTGATGCTGTTCAAGCCCTTGATTTTGTAAAAATATCTGAACCTACACTAGCGATGACATTTTCAGTAAACAACAGTCCATTTGCCGGGAGAGAGGGAGAATTCGTAACATCCAGACAGCTTAGGACAAGGCTTTACCGAGAAGCTCAGACTGATGTCAGCCTTAGGGTCGAGGATACTGACTCTACCGATGCCTTCAAGGTTTCGGGGAGAGGAGAACTTCATCTCTCTGTTCTAATTGAAAATATGAGAAGAGAAGGCTATGAATTCCAGGTATCTAAGCCTGAAGTACTTTACAGAATGATAGAAGGAAAACGCCATGAGCCAATGGAGATAGTGACAGTTGATGTCAATTCTGAATTTGTAGGAGCGGTCATAGACAAGCTTGGCCAGAGAAAGGGCGAATTGGTAAGCATGTCTGAGTCAAATGGAGGATATGCAAGACTTTTGTTTTCGATTCCGGCAAGGGGTCTCATAGGCTACAGGCAAGAGTTTCTAACAGACACAAAAGGAAATGGAGTACTCAATTCCATATTTGATGGATATCGGCCTTTCAAGGGCGAGATCCCAAGAAGAAAGACAGGATCGATAATAGCATTTGAAACTGGAGAGTCGACAAGCTATGGCTTGTATTCAGCCCAGGAAAGAGGTATCCTCTTTATAGAGCCTGGAACTCAGGTATACGAGGGCATGGTGGTAGGATCCAATCCCAAGGGACTGGACATAGAGGTAAACGTCACACGAAAAAAGCAGCAATCAAATATTCGTGCCGCAGGCTCAGACGATGCGCTTAGATTATCTCCCCCCAAGCTGATGTCGCTGGAGGAGGCTTTGGAGTTTATTGAAGACGACGAACTGATCGAAATAACTCCGAAATCTATTAGGATAAGAAAGAGAATATTGGACGCAGGAAAGAGGTATAAATCAAAGAAGTAA